One part of the Malus sylvestris chromosome 2, drMalSylv7.2, whole genome shotgun sequence genome encodes these proteins:
- the LOC126591200 gene encoding uncharacterized protein LOC126591200 yields MGSWDFDTVKAEKTSAMRRYNRLRTAAKLFRFAEIGAGILFLSWTFARLPFALTISRDYFLLLSGVVSSPLFVFLLCHVIIASLVLKSRHVSSTDRNNDAVEAELYAEFVESSAGGADSKSQLQDNVVPREAEEVVYQDKQIVSEVNSADPKPETESNSDSDSEITKIIRRTKSEKFEKKPVPAKLRRSETELCRKTVRSRKECAAEDTEEEDDLSNEEFQRAIEAFIEKQLKFRHQESQAIVLKNQS; encoded by the coding sequence ATGGGGTCGTGGGATTTTGACACCGTGAAGGCAGAGAAAACCAGCGCCATGCGGAGGTACAACCGCCTCCGCACTGCCGCGAAGCTCTTTCGCTTCGCTGAAATTGGCGCGGGCATCCTCTTCCTCTCCTGGACCTTCGCCCGCCTCCCCTTCGCCCTCACCATCTCCCGCGACTACTTCCTTCTCCTCTCCGGCGTCGTTTCGAGCCCTCTCTTCGTCTTCCTCCTCTGTCACGTTATCATCGCCTCTTTAGTCCTCAAGTCCCGTCACGTCAGCTCGACCGATCGTAATAACGACGCCGTGGAGGCCGAACTCTACGCGGAATTCGTCGAAAGCAGCGCCGGAGGAGCCGATAGTAAGTCTCAGCTACAAGACAACGTCGTTCCGCGCGAGGCAGAGGAGGTTGTGTACCAGGACAAGCAGATCGTTTCGGAGGTGAACTCGGCGGACCCTAAACCGGAAACTGAGTCGAACTCGGACTCTGACTCGGAGATCACGAAGATCATTCGGAGGACGAAATCGGAGAAGTTCGAGAAAAAGCCTGTACCGGCAAAGCTGCGGAGATCGGAGACGGAGCTTTGCCGGAAAACGGTGAGGTCCAGAAAGGAATGTGCGGCCGAAGATACGGAGGAGGAGGACGATTTGAGCAACGAGGAGTTTCAGCGCGCCATTGAAGCTTTCATAGAGAAGCAGCTGAAGTTTCGTCACCAGGAGTCTCAGGCCATTGTTCTGAAGAACCAGagctaa